In the Ictalurus punctatus breed USDA103 chromosome 7, Coco_2.0, whole genome shotgun sequence genome, one interval contains:
- the rgs5b gene encoding regulator of G-protein signaling 5b, whose amino-acid sequence MCQGLESLPVTCLERVKYLKARLGSFLLKQELNFMGLSNKSDKLRTEDTLKWRASFQNLLAHKDGLCAFRAFLLSEHSEENIAFYLACEDYKNTKTSSKLCSKAKKIYEEFVDADAPREVNLDHETKSITKKNLEQPTVSCFDLAQSKIYTLMENDCYPRFLKSALYMELSR is encoded by the exons ATGTGCCAAGGATTGGAATCACTGCCAGTTACCTGTCTGGAGAG AGTCAAATATCTGAAGGCACGCTTGGGAAGTTTCCTCCTGAAGCAGGAGCTCAACTTCATGGGTCTGTCCAACAAAAGCGATAAGCTGAGGACAGAGGACACGCTCAAGTGGAGAGCATCCTTTCAGAATCTGCTGGCTCACAAAG ATGGGTTGTGCGCCTTCCGAGCATTCCTGCTGTCCGAGCACAGTGAGGAAAACATTGCGTTCTACCTCGCCTGTGAGGACTACAAGAACACAAAGACATCCTCCAAGCTGTGCTCCAAAGCCAAGAAAATCTACGAGGAGTTCGTTGACGCCGATGCACCAAGAGAG GTGAATCTCGATCATGAGAcgaaaagcatcacaaagaaGAACCTGGAGCAGCCGACTGTGTCGTGCTTCGATCTGGCCCAGAGCAAGATCTACACTCTTATGGAGAACGACTGCTACCCTCGCTTTCTCAAATCTGCACTCTACATGGAGCTCAGCAGATAA